Proteins co-encoded in one Burkholderia ambifaria AMMD genomic window:
- the trpE gene encoding anthranilate synthase component I has product MTELEFQSLANEGYNRIPLIAEALADLETPLSLYLKLAQPERAGANSFLLESVVGGERFGRYSFIGLPARTLVRTRNGVSEVVRDGEVVETHDGDPFEFIESFQARFKVAQRPGLPRFCGGLAGYFGYDAVRYIEKKLANTAPRDDLGLPDIQLLLTEEVAVIDNLAGKLYLIIYADPAQPEAYTKAKQRLRELKQRLRTTVQPPVTSASVRTETFREFKKEDYLAAVRQAKEYIAAGELMQIQVGQRLTKPYRDNPLSLYRALRSLNPSPYMYYYNFGDFHVVGASPEILVRQEKRGEDQIVTIRPLAGTRPRGNTPERDAELATELLNDPKEIAEHVMLIDLARNDVGRIAQIGSVQVTDKMVIEKYSHVQHIVSSVEGKLKPGMTNYDVLRATFPAGTLSGAPKVRAMELIDELEPVKRGLYGGAVGYLSFSGEMDLAIAIRTGLIHNGNLYVQAAAGVVADSVPESEWQETENKARAVLRAAEQVQDGLDSDF; this is encoded by the coding sequence ATGACCGAACTCGAATTCCAATCGCTCGCGAACGAAGGCTACAACCGTATCCCGCTGATCGCGGAAGCGCTCGCCGACCTCGAAACACCGCTGTCCCTCTACCTGAAGCTGGCCCAGCCTGAACGTGCGGGCGCCAACTCGTTCCTGCTCGAGTCGGTGGTCGGCGGCGAACGCTTCGGCCGCTATTCGTTCATCGGCCTGCCTGCACGCACGCTGGTGCGCACCCGCAACGGCGTGTCCGAAGTGGTGCGCGACGGCGAGGTCGTCGAGACCCACGACGGCGACCCGTTCGAATTCATCGAGTCGTTCCAGGCGCGCTTCAAGGTCGCGCAGCGCCCGGGCCTGCCGCGCTTCTGCGGCGGCCTCGCCGGCTATTTCGGCTACGACGCGGTGCGCTACATCGAGAAGAAGCTCGCGAACACCGCGCCGCGCGACGATCTCGGCCTGCCCGACATCCAGCTGCTGCTCACCGAAGAAGTCGCGGTGATCGACAACCTCGCCGGCAAGCTCTACCTGATCATCTATGCGGATCCGGCCCAGCCCGAGGCCTATACGAAGGCGAAGCAGCGCCTGCGCGAGCTGAAGCAGCGCCTGCGCACGACCGTGCAGCCGCCCGTCACGTCGGCGAGCGTGCGCACCGAGACGTTCCGCGAATTCAAGAAGGAAGACTATCTGGCCGCCGTGCGCCAGGCGAAGGAATACATCGCGGCCGGCGAACTGATGCAGATCCAGGTCGGCCAGCGGCTGACGAAGCCGTACCGCGACAATCCGTTGTCGCTGTATCGCGCGCTGCGCTCGCTGAATCCGTCGCCGTACATGTATTACTACAACTTCGGCGATTTCCACGTGGTCGGCGCGTCGCCGGAAATCCTGGTGCGCCAGGAAAAGCGCGGCGAAGACCAGATCGTCACGATCCGTCCGCTCGCCGGCACGCGCCCGCGCGGCAATACGCCCGAACGCGACGCGGAACTCGCGACCGAACTGCTGAACGATCCGAAGGAAATCGCCGAGCACGTAATGCTGATCGACCTCGCGCGCAACGACGTCGGCCGCATCGCGCAGATCGGCTCGGTGCAGGTCACCGACAAGATGGTGATCGAGAAGTACTCGCACGTGCAGCACATCGTCAGCTCGGTCGAAGGCAAGCTGAAGCCCGGCATGACGAACTACGACGTGCTGCGCGCGACGTTCCCGGCCGGCACGCTGTCCGGCGCGCCGAAGGTGCGCGCGATGGAACTGATCGACGAGCTCGAGCCGGTCAAGCGCGGGCTGTACGGCGGTGCCGTCGGCTACCTGTCGTTCTCCGGCGAGATGGATCTCGCGATCGCGATCCGCACGGGCCTGATTCACAACGGCAACCTGTATGTGCAGGCGGCGGCCGGCGTCGTCGCCGACTCGGTGCCCGAATCCGAATGGCAAGAGACCGAAAACAAGGCGCGCGCGGTGCTGCGTGCGGCCGAACAGGTCCAGGACGGCCTCGATAGCGACTTCTGA
- a CDS encoding phosphoglycolate phosphatase, which translates to MADSSLAGRAPAEADGPIRFAAPRIDAALIDLDGTMVDTADDFTAGLNGMLAQLGAPATSRDEVIGYVGKGSEHLIQSVLKPRFTPDQAHARFDDALAIYQTEYAKINGRHTRLYPEVAAGLDALRAAGIRLACVTNKPHRFAVELLEQYGLIDRFGIVLGGDSVARKKPDPLPMLAACDALGVAPDAAVAIGDSENDALAGRAAGMATLTVPYGYNHGKAIQTINSDGIVDSLLVAARAITAHNAGRPTI; encoded by the coding sequence GTGGCCGATTCCTCGCTGGCGGGCCGGGCACCGGCCGAAGCCGACGGCCCGATCCGTTTCGCGGCGCCGCGCATCGACGCGGCGCTGATCGACCTCGACGGCACGATGGTCGATACGGCCGACGATTTCACGGCCGGGCTGAACGGCATGCTCGCGCAGCTCGGCGCGCCGGCCACGTCGCGCGACGAGGTGATCGGTTACGTCGGCAAGGGCTCCGAGCATCTGATCCAGAGCGTGCTGAAGCCGCGCTTCACGCCCGACCAAGCGCACGCGCGCTTCGACGACGCGCTCGCGATCTATCAGACCGAATACGCAAAGATCAACGGCCGTCACACGCGCCTCTATCCCGAGGTCGCGGCCGGCCTCGACGCGTTGCGCGCGGCCGGCATCCGGCTCGCGTGCGTGACGAACAAGCCGCACCGCTTCGCGGTCGAGCTGCTCGAGCAATACGGGTTGATCGATCGCTTCGGCATCGTGCTCGGCGGCGACAGCGTCGCGCGCAAGAAGCCTGATCCCCTGCCGATGCTGGCGGCCTGCGACGCGCTCGGCGTCGCGCCGGACGCGGCGGTCGCGATCGGCGACTCGGAAAACGACGCGCTGGCGGGCCGTGCGGCCGGCATGGCGACGCTGACGGTGCCGTACGGGTACAACCACGGCAAAGCTATACAAACGATAAATTCGGATGGTATAGTCGATTCGTTGCTGGTCGCAGCACGCGCGATCACCGCGCACAACGCCGGCCGGCCAACCATCTGA
- the rpe gene encoding ribulose-phosphate 3-epimerase, protein MTQFRIAPSILSADFARLGEEVRNVVAAGADWIHFDVMDNHYVPNLTIGPLVCEAIRPHVQVPIDVHLMVRPVDRIVPDFAKAGANLISFHPEGSDHIDRTLSLIRDHGCKAGLVFNPATPLNYLDHVMDRLDFVLLMSVNPGFGGQSFIPETLNKLREARARIDAYTERTGREILLEVDGGVKADNIAEIAAAGADTFVAGSAIFGKPDYRTVIDEMRAALATVERS, encoded by the coding sequence ATGACTCAATTTCGCATCGCTCCCAGCATCCTGTCGGCCGACTTTGCACGGCTCGGCGAAGAAGTCCGCAACGTGGTCGCCGCCGGCGCCGACTGGATTCACTTCGACGTGATGGACAACCATTATGTGCCGAACCTGACGATCGGCCCGCTCGTGTGCGAGGCGATCCGCCCGCACGTGCAGGTGCCGATCGACGTGCACCTGATGGTGCGCCCGGTCGACCGGATCGTGCCCGATTTCGCGAAAGCCGGCGCGAACCTGATCAGTTTCCACCCGGAAGGCTCGGACCACATCGATCGTACCCTGTCGCTGATCCGCGATCACGGCTGCAAGGCCGGCCTCGTGTTCAATCCGGCCACGCCGCTGAACTATCTCGACCACGTGATGGACCGCCTCGACTTCGTGCTGCTGATGTCGGTGAACCCCGGCTTCGGCGGCCAGTCGTTCATTCCGGAAACGCTGAACAAGCTGCGCGAGGCCCGTGCCCGCATCGACGCGTACACCGAGCGCACCGGCCGCGAGATCCTGCTCGAGGTGGACGGCGGCGTGAAGGCCGACAACATCGCGGAAATCGCGGCAGCCGGCGCGGACACCTTCGTCGCGGGTTCGGCGATCTTCGGCAAGCCCGACTACCGCACGGTGATCGACGAGATGCGCGCCGCGCTCGCGACCGTCGAGCGGAGCTGA
- the apaG gene encoding Co2+/Mg2+ efflux protein ApaG encodes MSQYQFTVSVKTSYLPEQSDPDRRQYAFAYTLTIRNTGQVAAQLIARHWIITDSENHVQEVKGLGVVGHQPLLQPGEHFEYTSWAVIATPVGTMRGAYFCVAEDGERFEAPVEEFALHMPRTLH; translated from the coding sequence ATGAGTCAGTATCAGTTCACCGTTTCGGTGAAAACCAGCTACCTGCCGGAACAATCCGACCCCGATCGACGTCAATACGCATTCGCGTACACGCTGACCATCCGCAATACCGGGCAGGTCGCGGCGCAGCTGATCGCGCGTCACTGGATCATCACGGACAGCGAGAACCACGTGCAGGAAGTGAAGGGGCTCGGCGTCGTCGGGCACCAGCCGCTGCTGCAGCCGGGCGAACACTTCGAATACACGAGCTGGGCAGTGATCGCGACGCCGGTCGGCACGATGCGCGGCGCGTACTTCTGCGTGGCGGAGGACGGCGAGCGGTTCGAGGCGCCGGTCGAGGAATTTGCGCTGCACATGCCGCGCACGCTGCATTGA
- a CDS encoding murein transglycosylase A, whose amino-acid sequence MWFGPRLAGWIAAAATAALLAACGGAPTRTSTLKPPTGTAIVPGQIAAKRLTPVAWQQVPGWQDDSLIGAAAALRQNCVRLARQPAWQRACAAADRLDELDVSGARAFFETYFTPFQLANTDGTLDGLVTGYYEPLLHGSRVRRGPYQYALYRWPAGYRAGAALPARAQLERAGILNGNELVWVDDPIEAFFLQVQGSGRVLLDDGSVMRVGFGGTNNQPYRSIGKWLLDRGELTPAQATMQGIKAWAKANPTRVDALLDTNPRFVFFRDMPTKEDAPHGGADGPIGALGVPLTPERSIAVDPSSIPLGTPVFLQTTRPLTNTPMNRLVFAQDTGSAIRGGVRADYFWGLGDDAGDQAGRMKQTGRMWLLFPNS is encoded by the coding sequence ATGTGGTTTGGGCCCCGGCTGGCCGGCTGGATTGCGGCGGCCGCGACGGCCGCACTGCTTGCCGCGTGCGGCGGCGCGCCGACGCGGACGTCGACGCTCAAGCCGCCGACCGGCACGGCGATCGTGCCGGGGCAGATCGCCGCGAAGCGGCTGACGCCGGTCGCCTGGCAGCAGGTGCCCGGCTGGCAGGACGATTCGCTGATCGGCGCGGCGGCCGCGCTGCGGCAGAACTGCGTGCGGCTCGCGCGCCAGCCGGCGTGGCAGCGCGCGTGCGCGGCGGCCGATCGCCTCGACGAACTCGACGTTAGCGGCGCGCGTGCATTCTTCGAAACGTATTTCACGCCGTTCCAGCTGGCGAACACCGACGGCACGCTCGACGGGCTCGTGACCGGCTATTACGAGCCGCTGCTGCACGGCTCGCGCGTGCGTCGCGGTCCTTACCAGTACGCGCTGTACCGCTGGCCGGCAGGCTATCGCGCCGGCGCCGCGCTGCCCGCTCGCGCGCAGCTCGAGCGCGCCGGCATCCTGAACGGCAACGAACTCGTGTGGGTCGACGATCCGATCGAGGCGTTCTTCCTGCAGGTGCAGGGTTCCGGACGCGTGCTGCTCGACGACGGCTCGGTGATGCGGGTCGGTTTCGGCGGGACCAACAACCAGCCGTACCGTTCGATCGGCAAGTGGCTGCTCGATCGCGGCGAGTTGACGCCTGCACAGGCGACGATGCAGGGCATCAAGGCGTGGGCGAAGGCGAACCCGACTCGCGTCGACGCGTTGCTCGACACGAATCCGCGCTTCGTGTTCTTCCGTGACATGCCGACCAAGGAAGATGCGCCGCACGGCGGCGCGGACGGCCCGATCGGCGCGCTCGGCGTGCCGCTCACGCCCGAGCGTTCGATCGCGGTCGATCCGTCGTCGATCCCGCTCGGCACGCCCGTGTTCCTGCAGACCACGCGTCCGTTGACGAATACGCCGATGAACCGGCTCGTGTTCGCGCAGGATACGGGCTCCGCGATCCGGGGCGGCGTGCGGGCCGACTATTTCTGGGGGCTCGGCGACGACGCCGGCGATCAGGCCGGGCGGATGAAGCAGACCGGCCGGATGTGGCTGCTGTTCCCGAATTCGTGA
- the paaK gene encoding phenylacetate--CoA ligase PaaK, whose product MTTPLPLEPIETASRDELTALQLERLKWSLRHAYEHSPVYRRKFDEAGVHPDDLKTLADLSRFPFTTKSDLRDSYPFGMFAVPQDQISRIHASSGTTGKPTVVGYTARDIDTWANLVARSIRAAGARRGDKVHVSYGYGLFTGGLGAHYGAERAGLTVIPFGGGQTEKQVQLIQDFRPDIIMVTPSYMLSIADEIERQGLDPAQSSLRIGIFGAEPWTNDMRVAIEQRMGIDAVDIYGLSEVMGPGVASECVETKDGPTIWEDYFYPEIIDPETGEVLPDGELGELVFTSLTKEALPIVRYRTRDLTRLLPGTARTMRRMEKITGRSDDMMIVRGVNVFPTQIEEQLLKQRALAPHYQIVLTKEGPLDVLTLNVEPCPETAPDTAAIHAARQALAHDIKSLIGVTAVINVLPVNGIERSVGKARRVIDKRKG is encoded by the coding sequence ATGACCACCCCGCTACCGCTCGAGCCGATCGAGACCGCCTCACGCGACGAGTTGACCGCGCTGCAACTCGAACGCCTGAAATGGTCGCTCCGGCATGCGTATGAGCACTCCCCCGTCTATCGCCGCAAATTCGACGAAGCGGGCGTGCATCCCGACGACCTGAAAACGCTCGCGGATCTGTCGCGCTTCCCGTTCACGACCAAGAGCGACCTACGCGACAGCTATCCATTCGGGATGTTCGCGGTGCCGCAGGATCAGATCTCGCGCATTCACGCGTCGTCGGGCACGACCGGCAAGCCGACCGTCGTCGGCTACACGGCGCGCGACATCGACACGTGGGCGAATCTCGTCGCGCGCTCGATCCGCGCGGCCGGCGCGCGCCGCGGCGACAAGGTTCACGTCAGCTACGGCTACGGGCTATTCACGGGCGGGCTCGGCGCGCACTACGGCGCCGAACGCGCGGGGCTGACGGTGATCCCGTTCGGCGGCGGCCAGACCGAGAAGCAGGTGCAGCTGATCCAGGATTTCCGCCCCGACATCATCATGGTGACGCCGAGCTACATGCTGTCGATCGCCGACGAGATCGAGCGCCAGGGCCTCGATCCCGCGCAAAGCTCGCTGCGCATCGGCATCTTCGGCGCGGAACCGTGGACCAACGACATGCGCGTGGCCATCGAGCAGCGCATGGGCATCGATGCGGTCGATATCTACGGGCTGTCCGAAGTGATGGGTCCGGGCGTCGCGTCGGAATGCGTCGAGACCAAGGACGGCCCGACCATCTGGGAAGACTACTTCTATCCGGAAATCATCGATCCCGAGACCGGCGAAGTACTGCCGGACGGCGAACTCGGCGAGCTGGTGTTCACGTCGCTGACGAAGGAAGCGCTGCCGATCGTCCGCTACCGGACACGCGACCTCACGCGTCTGCTGCCCGGCACCGCGCGCACGATGCGCCGGATGGAAAAAATCACCGGGCGTTCGGACGACATGATGATCGTGCGGGGCGTCAACGTCTTTCCGACGCAAATCGAGGAACAACTGCTGAAGCAGCGCGCGCTCGCGCCGCACTATCAGATCGTGCTGACGAAGGAAGGGCCGCTCGACGTGCTGACGCTCAACGTCGAGCCGTGTCCCGAAACGGCCCCCGACACCGCGGCGATCCATGCGGCCAGGCAAGCGCTCGCGCACGACATCAAGTCGCTGATCGGCGTGACGGCCGTGATCAACGTGCTGCCCGTGAACGGGATCGAGCGCTCGGTCGGCAAGGCGCGCCGCGTGATCGACAAGCGCAAGGGCTGA
- the paaI gene encoding hydroxyphenylacetyl-CoA thioesterase PaaI produces the protein MTTSTDTLAPDALARATAQAMYDADACSRAFGMEIAEVRAGYARLQMRVRPEFLNGHQTCHGGIIFTLADSTFAFACNSYNLNTVAAGCSIEYLRPVYGNDQLTAEAIEQTRNGRYGIYDIRVTNQTGETVAMFRGKSAQIKGTVLPEDR, from the coding sequence ATGACCACGTCCACCGACACGCTCGCCCCCGATGCGCTCGCCCGTGCGACGGCGCAGGCCATGTACGATGCGGACGCCTGCAGCCGCGCGTTCGGCATGGAAATCGCCGAAGTGCGCGCCGGCTACGCTCGCCTGCAAATGCGCGTACGGCCGGAATTCCTGAACGGACACCAGACCTGCCACGGCGGCATCATCTTCACCCTCGCCGATTCGACGTTCGCGTTCGCGTGCAACTCGTACAACCTGAATACCGTCGCGGCGGGCTGCTCGATCGAATACCTGCGCCCTGTATACGGCAATGACCAGCTGACGGCCGAGGCGATCGAACAGACGCGCAACGGCCGGTACGGCATCTACGACATCCGCGTCACGAACCAGACAGGCGAAACGGTCGCCATGTTTCGCGGCAAATCGGCCCAAATCAAGGGCACGGTCCTCCCGGAAGACCGCTGA
- the paaG gene encoding 2-(1,2-epoxy-1,2-dihydrophenyl)acetyl-CoA isomerase PaaG: MSYQAIQLDIDQAARVAAITLNRPDKLNSFTRAMHRELQSALDEVDASGARALILTGAGRGFCAGQDLADLDFTPGASTDLGTLIDEHFNPLIRRLQRMPIPVIAAVNGTAAGAGANLALACDIVFAARSSSFIQAFVKIGLVPDSGGTWFLPQRVGMARALGLALTGDKLGAEQAEQWGLIWRAIDDDALAASARQVANQLAQQPTLAIASIKQAMRDSMTNTLDQQLDLERDLQRKLGQSADYAEGVQAFIEKRAPRFEGR; encoded by the coding sequence ATGTCATATCAGGCGATCCAGCTGGATATCGATCAGGCGGCCCGCGTGGCCGCGATCACCCTCAACCGTCCGGACAAGCTGAACAGCTTCACGCGGGCGATGCACCGCGAACTGCAGTCGGCGCTCGATGAAGTCGACGCGAGCGGCGCGCGTGCGCTGATCCTGACGGGTGCGGGGCGCGGCTTCTGCGCGGGCCAGGATCTGGCCGACCTCGACTTCACGCCAGGCGCGTCCACCGACCTCGGCACGCTGATCGACGAGCATTTCAATCCGCTGATCCGCCGCCTGCAACGCATGCCGATTCCGGTGATCGCCGCCGTCAACGGCACGGCGGCCGGCGCCGGCGCGAATCTCGCGCTCGCATGCGACATCGTATTTGCCGCGCGCTCGAGCAGTTTCATCCAGGCCTTCGTCAAGATCGGGCTCGTACCCGATTCGGGCGGCACCTGGTTCCTGCCGCAACGCGTCGGCATGGCCCGCGCGCTCGGGCTCGCCCTGACCGGCGACAAGCTCGGGGCCGAACAGGCCGAACAATGGGGCTTGATCTGGCGCGCGATCGACGACGATGCGCTCGCCGCGTCGGCCCGTCAGGTCGCCAACCAGCTCGCGCAGCAGCCGACGCTCGCGATCGCATCGATCAAGCAGGCGATGCGCGACAGCATGACGAATACGCTCGACCAGCAGCTCGACCTCGAGCGCGACCTGCAGCGCAAGCTCGGCCAGTCGGCCGACTACGCGGAAGGCGTACAGGCGTTCATCGAGAAGCGCGCGCCGCGCTTCGAGGGGCGTTGA
- the pcaF gene encoding 3-oxoadipyl-CoA thiolase — translation MTDAYICDAIRTPIGRYGGALKDVRADDLGAVPLKALIERNRNVDWSAIDDVIYGCANQAGEDNRNVARMSALLAGLPTAVPGTTLNRLCGSGMDAVGTAARAIKAGEARLMIAGGVESMTRAPFVMGKAASAFARQAAIFDTTIGWRFINPLMKQQYGVDSMPETAENVAVDYNISRADQDLFALRSQQKAARAQQDGTLAAEIVPVTIAQKKGDALVVSLDEHPRETSLEALAKLKGVVRPDGSVTAGNASGVNDGACALLLANAEAADQYGLRRRARVVGMASAGVEPRVMGIGPAPATQKLLRQLGMTIDQFDVIELNEAFASQGLAVLRMLGVADDDPRVNPNGGAIALGHPLGASGARLVTTALHQLERTGGRFALCTMCIGVGQGIAIAIERV, via the coding sequence ATGACCGACGCCTACATCTGCGATGCGATTCGCACACCCATCGGCCGCTACGGCGGCGCCCTGAAAGACGTTCGTGCCGACGATCTCGGCGCGGTGCCGCTCAAGGCGCTGATCGAACGCAACCGGAACGTCGACTGGTCGGCGATCGACGACGTGATCTATGGCTGCGCGAACCAGGCCGGCGAAGACAACCGCAACGTCGCGCGCATGTCCGCGCTGCTCGCGGGCTTGCCGACCGCCGTGCCGGGCACGACGCTGAACCGGTTATGCGGCTCGGGCATGGACGCCGTCGGCACGGCCGCGCGCGCGATCAAGGCGGGCGAGGCACGCTTGATGATCGCGGGCGGCGTCGAAAGCATGACGCGCGCGCCGTTCGTGATGGGCAAGGCCGCCAGCGCATTCGCGCGCCAGGCTGCGATTTTCGACACGACGATCGGCTGGCGTTTCATTAATCCGCTGATGAAACAGCAATACGGCGTCGATTCGATGCCCGAGACGGCCGAGAACGTCGCGGTCGACTACAACATCAGCCGCGCCGACCAGGATCTATTCGCGCTGCGCAGCCAGCAGAAGGCCGCGCGTGCGCAGCAGGACGGCACGCTCGCCGCCGAAATCGTCCCCGTCACGATTGCGCAGAAAAAAGGCGACGCGCTCGTCGTATCGCTCGACGAGCATCCGCGCGAAACATCGCTCGAAGCGCTCGCGAAGCTGAAGGGCGTCGTGCGTCCCGACGGCTCGGTCACGGCCGGCAACGCGTCAGGCGTCAACGACGGCGCATGCGCACTGCTGCTCGCCAACGCGGAAGCCGCCGATCAATATGGGCTGCGCCGCCGCGCGCGTGTCGTCGGCATGGCGAGCGCCGGCGTCGAGCCGCGCGTGATGGGTATCGGCCCGGCGCCGGCCACGCAGAAACTGTTGCGCCAGCTCGGCATGACGATCGACCAGTTCGACGTGATCGAGCTGAACGAAGCGTTCGCGTCGCAGGGTCTCGCGGTGCTGCGCATGCTCGGTGTCGCCGACGACGATCCGCGCGTGAACCCCAACGGCGGTGCGATCGCGCTCGGCCATCCGCTCGGCGCATCGGGTGCGCGGCTCGTGACCACGGCGCTTCACCAACTCGAGCGTACGGGCGGCCGCTTTGCGCTCTGTACGATGTGCATCGGCGTCGGCCAGGGCATCGCGATCGCGATCGAACGCGTGTAA
- the paaN gene encoding phenylacetic acid degradation protein PaaN, whose protein sequence is MTHALFTKHEDTLKHALAAIESRGYWSPFAEMPSPKVYGESANADGEAAFKAHLGNTFVLDQPASAGTVGAEQSPYGIALGVRYPKSTPDELIAAAAAAQRAWREAGPSAWIGVSLEILARLNRASFEIAYSVMHTTGQAFMMAFQAGGPHAQDRALEAVAYAWDELRRIPADAHWEKPQGKNPPLAMHKRYTIVPRGTGLVLGCCTFPTWNGYPGLFADLATGNTVIVKPHPGAILPLAITVRIARDVLREAGFDPNVITLLATEPNDGALVQDLALRPEIKLIDFTGSTQNGTWLERHAHQAQVYTEKAGVNQIVIDSTDDLKAAAKNIAFSLALYSGQMCTAPQNIYVPRDGIRTADGHASFDEVAQAIAVSVQKLTGDPARSVELIGAIQNDGVTARIGDARKLGRVLADSQTLQHPAFADARVRTPLVLQLDVADRAKFTQEWFGPISFVIATDSTAQSLDLAGEIAAEHGALTLSVYSTDEKILDAAHDAAVRGGVALSINLTGGVFVNQSAAFSDFHGTGANPAANAALADPAFVANRFRVVQSRVHVAPKAVPAEVSQTA, encoded by the coding sequence ATGACCCATGCACTGTTCACGAAGCACGAAGACACGCTGAAACACGCCCTCGCCGCCATCGAGAGCCGCGGGTACTGGAGCCCGTTCGCGGAGATGCCGAGTCCCAAAGTGTACGGGGAAAGCGCCAACGCCGATGGCGAAGCGGCGTTCAAAGCACACCTCGGCAACACGTTCGTGCTCGACCAGCCGGCGTCCGCCGGGACCGTGGGCGCGGAGCAGTCGCCGTACGGGATCGCACTCGGCGTCCGCTATCCGAAATCGACGCCCGACGAGCTGATTGCAGCGGCCGCAGCTGCCCAGCGGGCATGGCGCGAAGCCGGCCCGAGCGCGTGGATCGGCGTCAGCCTCGAAATCCTTGCGCGGCTGAACCGTGCAAGCTTCGAGATTGCCTACAGCGTGATGCACACCACGGGCCAGGCGTTCATGATGGCGTTCCAGGCCGGCGGCCCGCATGCGCAGGATCGCGCACTCGAAGCAGTCGCCTATGCGTGGGACGAACTGCGTCGCATCCCTGCCGATGCGCACTGGGAAAAGCCGCAAGGCAAGAACCCGCCGCTCGCGATGCACAAGCGCTATACGATCGTCCCGCGCGGCACCGGCCTCGTGCTCGGCTGCTGCACGTTCCCGACGTGGAACGGCTACCCCGGCCTGTTCGCCGACCTGGCGACCGGCAACACGGTGATCGTCAAACCGCACCCGGGTGCGATCCTGCCGCTTGCGATCACGGTTCGCATCGCCCGCGACGTGCTGCGCGAGGCAGGCTTCGATCCGAACGTCATCACGCTCCTCGCAACCGAACCGAACGACGGCGCCCTCGTCCAGGACCTCGCGCTGCGTCCTGAAATCAAGCTGATCGACTTCACGGGCAGCACGCAAAACGGCACGTGGCTCGAACGCCATGCCCATCAGGCCCAGGTGTATACGGAGAAGGCCGGCGTCAACCAGATCGTGATCGACTCGACCGACGACCTGAAGGCCGCGGCGAAGAACATCGCGTTCTCGCTGGCGCTGTACTCCGGCCAGATGTGCACCGCGCCGCAGAACATCTACGTGCCGCGCGACGGCATCCGGACCGCGGACGGCCACGCAAGCTTCGACGAAGTCGCGCAGGCGATCGCCGTGTCCGTGCAGAAGCTGACCGGCGACCCGGCTCGCTCGGTCGAACTGATCGGCGCGATCCAGAACGACGGCGTGACCGCGCGCATCGGCGATGCCCGCAAGCTCGGCCGCGTGCTCGCCGACAGCCAGACGCTCCAGCACCCGGCGTTCGCCGACGCGCGCGTGCGCACGCCGCTGGTGCTGCAGCTCGACGTGGCCGACCGCGCGAAATTCACGCAGGAGTGGTTCGGCCCGATCTCGTTCGTGATCGCGACCGACTCGACCGCCCAGTCGCTCGATCTCGCCGGCGAAATCGCCGCGGAGCATGGCGCGCTGACGCTCTCCGTCTACAGCACCGACGAGAAGATCCTCGACGCCGCGCACGATGCGGCGGTGCGTGGCGGCGTCGCACTATCGATCAACCTGACGGGTGGTGTGTTCGTCAACCAGTCGGCCGCGTTCTCCGACTTCCACGGCACCGGTGCGAACCCGGCCGCAAACGCGGCGCTGGCCGACCCGGCGTTCGTCGCCAACCGGTTCCGCGTGGTGCAAAGCCGCGTCCATGTTGCGCCGAAGGCAGTGCCCGCGGAAGTCAGCCAGACTGCATAA